One genomic segment of Esox lucius isolate fEsoLuc1 chromosome 15, fEsoLuc1.pri, whole genome shotgun sequence includes these proteins:
- the LOC105016037 gene encoding peptidase M20 domain-containing protein 2 isoform X2 has protein sequence MALGSQSRDKRMQFKHNIGICIDKFKDKLFILSQDIWSCPELAYEEKQSHDRLVRFLADNCSWNVESHYKLPTAFRATWGPFGGKEGDRALHVCFLCEYDALPGIGHACGHNLIAEVGVAAALGLAGGLQTESAEDFPQRIKVTVLGTPAEEDGGGKVDLILAGAFEDIDVVFMAHPAQQDVAFLPCVSIADVTVKYYGKASHAAAYPWEGVNALDAAVLAYNSLSVLRQQLKPDWRLHGIIKHGGVRPNIIPAYTEMEFYLRTPLLRDLSDLKAKAEACFRSAATATGCQLYEENGRALGIQFEEVPSNFLGSTDFGNVSFIVPGIHPFFHIGSDALNHTGEYTAAAGRTGSDALNHTGEYTAAARRTGSDALNHTGEYTAAAGRTGSDALNHTGEYTAAAGRTGSDALNHTGEYTAAAGRTGSDALNHTGEYTAAAGRTGSDALNHTGEYTAAAGRTGSDALNHTGEYTAAAGAEKAQFYTLRTAKALAMTAMDVICCPELLQKVQEEFSVAKLRQDQRTKELDITGTDTQ, from the exons ATGGCGCTAGGCTCTCAATCGCGTGATAAACGAATGCAGTTCAAGCATAATATTGGAATCTGCATTGACAAGTTTAAAGACAAGCTGTTTATTCTAAGCCAGGACATATGGAGTTGTCCAGAGCTTGCATATGAAGAGAAACAATCACATGATAGGCTCGTGAGGTTTTTGGCTGATAATTGTTCTTGGAACGTTGAAAGTCACTACAAATTACCGACCGCTTTTCGGGCGACATGGGGGCCGTTCGGTGGCAAAGAGGGCGACAGagctttgcatgtgtgtttcctATGCGAATATGATGCCTTGCCGGGGATCGGCCATGCGTGTGGACACAACCTCATAGCAGAAGTCGGTGTGGCTGCCGCTCTTGGGCTGGCAGGTGGATTACAAACAGAGTCAGCAGAAGACTTTCCTCAACGTATAAAG GTGACAGTCCTTGGGACCCCGGcggaggaggatggaggagggaaaGTTGACCTCATCCTGGCAGGGGCATTTGAAGACATTGATGTGGTCTTCATGGCTCATCCGGCTCAGCAGGATGTTGCCTTCCTGCCTTGTGTTTCCATCGCAGA TGTGACTGTGAAATACTATGGAAAGGCGTCCCACGCTGCAGCCTACCCCTGGGAGGGGGTCAATGCCCTGGACGCGGCCGTGCTGGCCTACAACAGCCTGTCAGTCCTGAGGCAGCAGCTCAAGCCAGACTGGAGACTCCACG GCATCATCAAACATGGCGGAGTGAGGCCCAACATCATCCCGGCCTACACGGAGATGGAGTTTTACCTGCGGACCCCACTGCTCAGGGACCTCTCTGACCTCAAAGCCAAGGCGGAGGCCTGCTTCCGGTCAGCCGCCACAGCAACCGGTTGTCAA CTCTATGAAGAGAACGGCCGAGCTCTGGGTATTCAGTTCGAGGAGGTGCCAAGCAACTTTCTAG GTTCCACTGACTTTGGAAATGTGTCGTTCATCGTTCCTGGGATCCACCCTTTCTTCCACATTGGCTCTGATGCACTGAACCACACGGGGGAATACACCGCAGCTGCAGGTAGAACAGGATCAGATGCACTGAACCACACGGGGGAATACACCGCAGCTGCACGTAGAACAGGATCAGATGCACTGAACCACACGGGGGAATACACCGCAGCTGCAGGTAGAACAGGATCAGATGCACTGAACCACACGGGGGAATACACCGCAGCTGCAGGTAGAACAGGATCAGATGCACTGAACCACACGGGGGAATACACCGCAGCTGCAGGTAGAACAGGATCAGATGCACTGAACCACACGGGGGAATACACCGCAGCTGCAGGTAGAACAGGATCAGATGCACTGAACCACACGGGGGAATACACCGCAGCTGCAGGTAGAACAGGATCAGATGCACTGAACCACACGGGGGAATACACCGCAGCTGCAG GCGCAGAAAAGGCCCAGTTCTACACACTCCGGACCGCGAAGGCACTGGCCATGACAGCTATGGACGTGATCTGCTGCCCTGAGCTGCTTCAGAAGGTTCAGGAGGAATTCTCTGTTGCCAAACTGAGGCAGGACCAAAGAACTAAAGAACTGGACATTACTGGCACTGACACACAGTAA
- the LOC105016037 gene encoding peptidase M20 domain-containing protein 2 isoform X3 — protein MALGSQSRDKRMQFKHNIGICIDKFKDKLFILSQDIWSCPELAYEEKQSHDRLVRFLADNCSWNVESHYKLPTAFRATWGPFGGKEGDRALHVCFLCEYDALPGIGHACGHNLIAEVGVAAALGLAGGLQTESAEDFPQRIKVTVLGTPAEEDGGGKVDLILAGAFEDIDVVFMAHPAQQDVAFLPCVSIADVTVKYYGKASHAAAYPWEGVNALDAAVLAYNSLSVLRQQLKPDWRLHGIIKHGGVRPNIIPAYTEMEFYLRTPLLRDLSDLKAKAEACFRSAATATGCQVEITYPNHSYSNILPNTTLTQLYEENGRALGIQFEEVPSNFLGSTDFGNVSFIVPGIHPFFHIGSDALNHTGEYTAAAGAEKAQFYTLRTAKALAMTAMDVICCPELLQKVQEEFSVAKLRQDQRTKELDITGTDTQ, from the exons ATGGCGCTAGGCTCTCAATCGCGTGATAAACGAATGCAGTTCAAGCATAATATTGGAATCTGCATTGACAAGTTTAAAGACAAGCTGTTTATTCTAAGCCAGGACATATGGAGTTGTCCAGAGCTTGCATATGAAGAGAAACAATCACATGATAGGCTCGTGAGGTTTTTGGCTGATAATTGTTCTTGGAACGTTGAAAGTCACTACAAATTACCGACCGCTTTTCGGGCGACATGGGGGCCGTTCGGTGGCAAAGAGGGCGACAGagctttgcatgtgtgtttcctATGCGAATATGATGCCTTGCCGGGGATCGGCCATGCGTGTGGACACAACCTCATAGCAGAAGTCGGTGTGGCTGCCGCTCTTGGGCTGGCAGGTGGATTACAAACAGAGTCAGCAGAAGACTTTCCTCAACGTATAAAG GTGACAGTCCTTGGGACCCCGGcggaggaggatggaggagggaaaGTTGACCTCATCCTGGCAGGGGCATTTGAAGACATTGATGTGGTCTTCATGGCTCATCCGGCTCAGCAGGATGTTGCCTTCCTGCCTTGTGTTTCCATCGCAGA TGTGACTGTGAAATACTATGGAAAGGCGTCCCACGCTGCAGCCTACCCCTGGGAGGGGGTCAATGCCCTGGACGCGGCCGTGCTGGCCTACAACAGCCTGTCAGTCCTGAGGCAGCAGCTCAAGCCAGACTGGAGACTCCACG GCATCATCAAACATGGCGGAGTGAGGCCCAACATCATCCCGGCCTACACGGAGATGGAGTTTTACCTGCGGACCCCACTGCTCAGGGACCTCTCTGACCTCAAAGCCAAGGCGGAGGCCTGCTTCCGGTCAGCCGCCACAGCAACCGGTTGTCAA GTAGAAATAACATATCCAAACCATTCGTACTCCAACATCCTTCCCAACACCACCCTCACACAGCTCTATGAAGAGAACGGCCGAGCTCTGGGTATTCAGTTCGAGGAGGTGCCAAGCAACTTTCTAG GTTCCACTGACTTTGGAAATGTGTCGTTCATCGTTCCTGGGATCCACCCTTTCTTCCACATTGGCTCTGATGCACTGAACCACACGGGGGAATACACCGCAGCTGCAG GCGCAGAAAAGGCCCAGTTCTACACACTCCGGACCGCGAAGGCACTGGCCATGACAGCTATGGACGTGATCTGCTGCCCTGAGCTGCTTCAGAAGGTTCAGGAGGAATTCTCTGTTGCCAAACTGAGGCAGGACCAAAGAACTAAAGAACTGGACATTACTGGCACTGACACACAGTAA
- the LOC105016037 gene encoding peptidase M20 domain-containing protein 2 isoform X1, with product MALGSQSRDKRMQFKHNIGICIDKFKDKLFILSQDIWSCPELAYEEKQSHDRLVRFLADNCSWNVESHYKLPTAFRATWGPFGGKEGDRALHVCFLCEYDALPGIGHACGHNLIAEVGVAAALGLAGGLQTESAEDFPQRIKVTVLGTPAEEDGGGKVDLILAGAFEDIDVVFMAHPAQQDVAFLPCVSIADVTVKYYGKASHAAAYPWEGVNALDAAVLAYNSLSVLRQQLKPDWRLHGIIKHGGVRPNIIPAYTEMEFYLRTPLLRDLSDLKAKAEACFRSAATATGCQVEITYPNHSYSNILPNTTLTQLYEENGRALGIQFEEVPSNFLGSTDFGNVSFIVPGIHPFFHIGSDALNHTGEYTAAAGRTGSDALNHTGEYTAAARRTGSDALNHTGEYTAAAGRTGSDALNHTGEYTAAAGRTGSDALNHTGEYTAAAGRTGSDALNHTGEYTAAAGRTGSDALNHTGEYTAAAGRTGSDALNHTGEYTAAAGAEKAQFYTLRTAKALAMTAMDVICCPELLQKVQEEFSVAKLRQDQRTKELDITGTDTQ from the exons ATGGCGCTAGGCTCTCAATCGCGTGATAAACGAATGCAGTTCAAGCATAATATTGGAATCTGCATTGACAAGTTTAAAGACAAGCTGTTTATTCTAAGCCAGGACATATGGAGTTGTCCAGAGCTTGCATATGAAGAGAAACAATCACATGATAGGCTCGTGAGGTTTTTGGCTGATAATTGTTCTTGGAACGTTGAAAGTCACTACAAATTACCGACCGCTTTTCGGGCGACATGGGGGCCGTTCGGTGGCAAAGAGGGCGACAGagctttgcatgtgtgtttcctATGCGAATATGATGCCTTGCCGGGGATCGGCCATGCGTGTGGACACAACCTCATAGCAGAAGTCGGTGTGGCTGCCGCTCTTGGGCTGGCAGGTGGATTACAAACAGAGTCAGCAGAAGACTTTCCTCAACGTATAAAG GTGACAGTCCTTGGGACCCCGGcggaggaggatggaggagggaaaGTTGACCTCATCCTGGCAGGGGCATTTGAAGACATTGATGTGGTCTTCATGGCTCATCCGGCTCAGCAGGATGTTGCCTTCCTGCCTTGTGTTTCCATCGCAGA TGTGACTGTGAAATACTATGGAAAGGCGTCCCACGCTGCAGCCTACCCCTGGGAGGGGGTCAATGCCCTGGACGCGGCCGTGCTGGCCTACAACAGCCTGTCAGTCCTGAGGCAGCAGCTCAAGCCAGACTGGAGACTCCACG GCATCATCAAACATGGCGGAGTGAGGCCCAACATCATCCCGGCCTACACGGAGATGGAGTTTTACCTGCGGACCCCACTGCTCAGGGACCTCTCTGACCTCAAAGCCAAGGCGGAGGCCTGCTTCCGGTCAGCCGCCACAGCAACCGGTTGTCAA GTAGAAATAACATATCCAAACCATTCGTACTCCAACATCCTTCCCAACACCACCCTCACACAGCTCTATGAAGAGAACGGCCGAGCTCTGGGTATTCAGTTCGAGGAGGTGCCAAGCAACTTTCTAG GTTCCACTGACTTTGGAAATGTGTCGTTCATCGTTCCTGGGATCCACCCTTTCTTCCACATTGGCTCTGATGCACTGAACCACACGGGGGAATACACCGCAGCTGCAGGTAGAACAGGATCAGATGCACTGAACCACACGGGGGAATACACCGCAGCTGCACGTAGAACAGGATCAGATGCACTGAACCACACGGGGGAATACACCGCAGCTGCAGGTAGAACAGGATCAGATGCACTGAACCACACGGGGGAATACACCGCAGCTGCAGGTAGAACAGGATCAGATGCACTGAACCACACGGGGGAATACACCGCAGCTGCAGGTAGAACAGGATCAGATGCACTGAACCACACGGGGGAATACACCGCAGCTGCAGGTAGAACAGGATCAGATGCACTGAACCACACGGGGGAATACACCGCAGCTGCAGGTAGAACAGGATCAGATGCACTGAACCACACGGGGGAATACACCGCAGCTGCAG GCGCAGAAAAGGCCCAGTTCTACACACTCCGGACCGCGAAGGCACTGGCCATGACAGCTATGGACGTGATCTGCTGCCCTGAGCTGCTTCAGAAGGTTCAGGAGGAATTCTCTGTTGCCAAACTGAGGCAGGACCAAAGAACTAAAGAACTGGACATTACTGGCACTGACACACAGTAA
- the LOC105016038 gene encoding gamma-aminobutyric acid receptor subunit rho-1 isoform X1, which yields MRTDTVFVLFYFCLIGASGRSAHQRGNKLETYKQSRSRRETSRLDDGGTHSKPGSPILKRSPDMTKSTMTKSEQLLRIDDHDFTMRPAFGGPPIPVGVDVQIESLDTISEVDMDFTMTLYLRHYWKDERLSFPSTNNQSMTFDSRLAKKIWVPDMFFVHSKRSFIHDTTTDNVMLRVYPDGNVLYSMRVTVTAMCNMDLSRFPLDTQTCSLEIESYAYTDDDLMLYWKKGNESLNTDERISLSQFLIQKFHTTTKLAFYSSTGWYNRLYIHFTLRRHIFFFLLQTYFPATLMVMLSWVSFWIDRRAVPARVPLGITTVLTMSTIITGVNASMPRVSYIKAVDIYLWVSFVFVFLSVIEYAAVNYLSTVQERKERKLRERLPCTCGIGNPEDMMCDPQISGYTTDPQVTSYSSMDANSTGNYGTTGNYGVPENGGRQERMLAQVVLGDPQLAGQVKRPGYVNIWIDTHAIDKYSRIVFPGSYVLFNVIYWSIYS from the exons ATCAAGGAGAGAAACTTCCAGATTAGATGACGGAGGAACTCACAGTAAACCCGGAAG CCCAATCCTAAAACGAAGTCCAGACATGACCAAATCTACTATGACAAAATCTGAACAGCTCTTAAGAATAGATGACCACGATTTTACCATGAGACCAGCCTTTGGAG GACCGCCCATACCAGTTGGGGTAGATGTTCAGATCGAAAGCCTGGACACGATCTCTGAAGTGGATATG GACTTCACCATGACCCTGTATCTGAGGCACTACTGGAAGGACGAGCGCTTGTCCTTTCCCAGCACCAACAACCAGAGCATGACCTTCGACAGCAGGCTGGCCAAGAAGATCTGGGTTCCCGACATGTTCTTCGTCCACTCCAAGCGGTCCTTCATCCACGACACCACCACGGACAACGTCATGCTCAGGGTGTACCCCGATGGCAATGTGCTCTACAGCATGAG GGTCACAGTCACTGCCATGTGTAATATGGACCTGAGTCGGTTCCCCCTGGACACTCAAACCTGCTCCCTGGAGATAGAGAGCT ATGCGTACACAGACGATGACCTCATGCTGTACTGGAAGAAAGGCAACGAATCACTGAACACGGACGAAAGGATCTCTTTATCGCAGTTCCTCATCCAGAAGTTTCACACCACTACAAAGCTGGCCTTTTATAGCAGCACAG GCTGGTACAATCGTCTCTACATCCACTTCACCCTGCGGCGCCACATCTTCTTCTTCCTGCTCCAGACCTACTTCCCGGCCACCCTCATGGTCATGCTGTCCTGGGTCTCCTTCTGGATCGACCGCCGGGCTGTCCCGGCTAGAGTGCCTCTGG GTATCACCACGGTCCTCACCATGTCCACCATCATCACCGGCGTCAACGCCTCCATGCCCAGGGTGTCCTACATCAAAGCCGTGGACATCTACCTGTGGGTCAGTTTTGTGTTCGTCTTCCTGTCGGTCATAGAGTACGCAGCGGTCAACTACCTCTCAACCGTGCAGGAACGGAAAGAGAGGAAACTAAGAGAGAGG TTGCCGTGCACCTGTGGCATCGGCAACCCGGAAGACATGATGTGCGACCCCCAGATCTCTGGCTACACCACCGACCCCCAGGTCACCAGCTATTCCTCCATGGACGCCAACTCCACCGGGAACTACGGAACCACAGGGAACTACGGCGTGCCGGAGAACGGAGGCCGGCAGGAGAGGATGTTGGCCCAGGTGGTGTTAGGGGATCCGCAGCTCGCCGGCCAGGTGAAGAGGCCGGGTTACGTGAACATTTGGATAGACACCCATGCCATAGACAAGTACTCACGGATCGTTTTCCCTGGTTCCTACGTGCTGTTTAACGTCATCTACTGGTCCATCTACTCCTAA
- the LOC105016038 gene encoding gamma-aminobutyric acid receptor subunit rho-1 isoform X2 → MRTDTVFVLFYFCLIGASGRSAHQRGNKLETYKQSRSRRETSRLDDGGTHSKPGSPILKRSPDMTKSTMTKSEQLLRIDDHDFTMRPAFGGPPIPVGVDVQIESLDTISEVDMDFTMTLYLRHYWKDERLSFPSTNNQSMTFDSRLAKKIWVPDMFFVHSKRSFIHDTTTDNVMLRVYPDGNVLYSMRVTVTAMCNMDLSRFPLDTQTCSLEIESYAYTDDDLMLYWKKGNESLNTDERISLSQFLIQKFHTTTKLAFYSSTGWYNRLYIHFTLRRHIFFFLLQTYFPATLMVMLSWVSFWIDRRAVPARVPLGITTVLTMSTIITGVNASMPRVSYIKAVDIYLWLPCTCGIGNPEDMMCDPQISGYTTDPQVTSYSSMDANSTGNYGTTGNYGVPENGGRQERMLAQVVLGDPQLAGQVKRPGYVNIWIDTHAIDKYSRIVFPGSYVLFNVIYWSIYS, encoded by the exons ATCAAGGAGAGAAACTTCCAGATTAGATGACGGAGGAACTCACAGTAAACCCGGAAG CCCAATCCTAAAACGAAGTCCAGACATGACCAAATCTACTATGACAAAATCTGAACAGCTCTTAAGAATAGATGACCACGATTTTACCATGAGACCAGCCTTTGGAG GACCGCCCATACCAGTTGGGGTAGATGTTCAGATCGAAAGCCTGGACACGATCTCTGAAGTGGATATG GACTTCACCATGACCCTGTATCTGAGGCACTACTGGAAGGACGAGCGCTTGTCCTTTCCCAGCACCAACAACCAGAGCATGACCTTCGACAGCAGGCTGGCCAAGAAGATCTGGGTTCCCGACATGTTCTTCGTCCACTCCAAGCGGTCCTTCATCCACGACACCACCACGGACAACGTCATGCTCAGGGTGTACCCCGATGGCAATGTGCTCTACAGCATGAG GGTCACAGTCACTGCCATGTGTAATATGGACCTGAGTCGGTTCCCCCTGGACACTCAAACCTGCTCCCTGGAGATAGAGAGCT ATGCGTACACAGACGATGACCTCATGCTGTACTGGAAGAAAGGCAACGAATCACTGAACACGGACGAAAGGATCTCTTTATCGCAGTTCCTCATCCAGAAGTTTCACACCACTACAAAGCTGGCCTTTTATAGCAGCACAG GCTGGTACAATCGTCTCTACATCCACTTCACCCTGCGGCGCCACATCTTCTTCTTCCTGCTCCAGACCTACTTCCCGGCCACCCTCATGGTCATGCTGTCCTGGGTCTCCTTCTGGATCGACCGCCGGGCTGTCCCGGCTAGAGTGCCTCTGG GTATCACCACGGTCCTCACCATGTCCACCATCATCACCGGCGTCAACGCCTCCATGCCCAGGGTGTCCTACATCAAAGCCGTGGACATCTACCTGTGG TTGCCGTGCACCTGTGGCATCGGCAACCCGGAAGACATGATGTGCGACCCCCAGATCTCTGGCTACACCACCGACCCCCAGGTCACCAGCTATTCCTCCATGGACGCCAACTCCACCGGGAACTACGGAACCACAGGGAACTACGGCGTGCCGGAGAACGGAGGCCGGCAGGAGAGGATGTTGGCCCAGGTGGTGTTAGGGGATCCGCAGCTCGCCGGCCAGGTGAAGAGGCCGGGTTACGTGAACATTTGGATAGACACCCATGCCATAGACAAGTACTCACGGATCGTTTTCCCTGGTTCCTACGTGCTGTTTAACGTCATCTACTGGTCCATCTACTCCTAA